AAAACACTCTCGAAGTTCAAGATTGaagcatttttttactataatacgtataaatagaacaaaaaaaatcattgtaataCCAATATAGTCGTCGCTCCGCCCAGAAATGAAAAGACGAAAATacaaggtaatttttttttattgatctgCATCAGCATTATTCTTGTGATCCGGTTCACATTATTTATGACATATTTTCAGTGTTATAAAAACATCATAAGatcgtataggtatattactataatgtcaaatataatacattttgaattattttgtaattataaagagttgtttttaaattatttcttcagGAATAGATTATGGACATAAGACGCTGTCACTGTATAACAGGAAAATCAAAATAGCTGTTTGGGATACTGCTGGACAAGAAGCATTTAAGTCCATAGCTAGATCATATTATTCGGGCGCTGCAGCTTGTGTACTAGTTTACAATATAACTAAACGCTATTCGTTTCAGCACGTTAGCGAATGGTTAAGAGAAGCTCGACTTAATTCTGGTTCTAGAATGATGTTTGCGTTAGTGGGcaacaaaatgtaaacaacaaaattaatttaattactaaacaactttaattaatttaagtgagttattttatattattcgtttgACACAAGACTATCATGGCTCATGACTCAAGGGCAAGATTATATAAGTGATCATTTTGTCTTCTTTGTTTTCTATAGAAATTACAATtagataaaaagaaaatacattCTAACAAATTAtcgtgtttaataatttgaatttattattaattaatattttattatcacgttgtatactatatgcaatgtatacatgtgtatacatgtgtatgtataatgtatataaacaataaaatggaaaaatatattcattatacttGTGCTTTGGAGCAAAATAACTGATATTATGTTcagtgttataaattttatttttggattaaGTTAGCTTTGGTTTAGAAATGCGATAGTATGCATatcaatacgtattatatatttttatgttatagttattaattaatattctacaAGTGTTGTAAAATGCTtcgtatgtttttattaatatatcaataataatattaacaatagatTGTACAGTGATATGCGATCTAGGACAAATGGACGTAGCCGTTTGGacgtcaaatatatatatatatatataattcagtaaataaaattaataagtcatttatatttatcaacacaagttaaaaatgaatataaaatatttaaatatacatatttttattatataaaatatatctaaaacaaatattttattataataggtatgtcgaaaattaagatacaatatcaaaaaaagttttttatattaattacatttattttagtaagtacgtaaaaatgtatataaaatataaaaaaaaaaatatgaacagttatttatattaattatattacttattttatgtaataatattaaaaaaatgatcaacaatttattttaatgcagaGAAATATTTTGAGCGATTCCgcgtaaaaatgttattttagttCTAATGTCATAcccttgaataatttttaggttagattaatttaattttgatgatgatctataataatattacttattttctttatatattttttttacgtccAATTGTCCTCACGTCCAAATAGCCACGTCTAAACGACTACGTCCATTTTCTCTATTCGAGTGATATGGTTTGGGTAAGCCacatggtattatattattatatttgatacttttaaagttatataaacctttacttgaaaaaaatatattgggctgaattaatttaaaatcaaatttgtttaaattgttttagttaCCTCAACTTTTATTTTCTGATCTTTCTTAACACTTATGAAATCTACtcagaaaaatgaaaacatgttATAAAACATAGTTATATTTGGAAGAATGTTAAAAATAGCAATTTGATTTCCAATTgatatatatctatgtataatatatatattatattagactaCTATGTAGCAGTTACATTAaacttacattaaaaaaaaataataatagaaataaaaataaataaaaataaatataagacaacgtaataccaataaaatccaTGCTTTGCTCttggtttattagttattatttatcacaattataagtaataacataattattttatttttctgaagataaatattaaatcttcaCGAATGAAATGAATGCATTGATACAAAAACTTAACAATAACtgcaaatactatatttatttttttcaacttcataattaatataatttgttgttattttacagAGACTTAGAATATGACAGAGAAGTAGAACGAATTGAAGGTGAAcacttttcttataaaaatagcttattattttttgaaacttcTGCCAAAACAGCAAGTAACGTATCAGACGTTTTTGAGGAGTTAGCAAaaagtttatacaaaaaagtttTGAGTGGTGAAATTGATGTCAATAGACCGGTaagattaatttgaaattgctttttatggtttattaaaaatttagctCGAAAAttgctaataaatattatttatcatattgttgTATGTACAAATGTTAcgagtatatgtattattttgctgcttaagtttaaaaaaaagataaagttGTCCCGCAGGACGAATGGGTAAAGATTTAAGGGCTtagaaaatagataaatagtaTGTAACTATGGCTAATAATTATCGAtgtcgtaaaaataaattatatggtttCATTAGGTATTAGTAATTTACAACCTTCTAACTTTAAGGCTTCTATGAGATAGGAATGATAAAAACGTGTTTTTCCTACCtacttaatatgttttatactattctttaaaatacctaatatcatttaagtaatataaacttaaccATAAGTTTTATTGCAtcaataaagatataataattataaaacactttATTTCGAAGTAGTGGAGGTGGGCAGAGAATGGTGTTATTTTTTGATGCTAAGTGTATATTtgctttataatttactttcaaCATGTgctttaatttgaattcaaacaCAATTTCGagcaagtaatatattttaaaaagttgtatttaatACCCTGATAGATTAGAGATTCAATACAAATTGGTCAACTGGgtaatttttcgaattttcttGTAGTTTCTATGGACACTGAGAAAAACAACTAATGCAAAATATAAGGtgacaaaaatcaattttaaaaacatgtcattgattatttttggGTAAACTGAATTCCTTTTTctagttaattattagttttcaattatgttgaaattacaaataataataggtatatctatatttctatactgcgagacgttttaaataatttttaattggacAAGTGTTTTATGcagataataagtattaatattcaaatattttgagtaaaaaaatcaCTAATCAGTAACTAGTATTTTAAggtcaaatatttcaatgaatatataatgaaattaaaaacatatttttttcaatgattacagATATCAGGGGTTAAACTTGGTCGCAAACTTAGCAAATCAGAAATAGTGAAAAATCATGCAAGTGATTGTTGTACGTTTACctaaaaaatagtatctaCGCAGTATACTAAAACTAGGTAGTGTttgtcaaattatattttaacatttgtaacataatattattgatttttaattttcaattactaCCCTAATACTTcaacaaacaatattaattattacttttttgtttctcattacctattatatctatagttatttttatttacactttCATagctgttattaaatatagatattaaatatcacatcagaaaataaaaattgacaatttattaacaatatttcaacTTCAACTACTCTACTAATGGagagatatttttttgtttaccaaACTCGGAaactcaatttatattatggctATTGGTTGTAAATCTTTTAATACCGAAAAATAAGTTgtcttatcataatttattataattaaaataaataaattaaatgcttatattttaaatttgtaattttatttaaaatatataaaataacattacaaaacatttcgttatttatatgtgttttatttatatttatactactttttaattgtatgattattaaagatttttttgatttgaatatttgaagaataatatgtttaaataagcttaaaatgtattaattatattttttgtaatatgaaaatttatgaTTAGTATGgaggtatttttaatatttgttttatggtATAAATGTTAATCCATGAAATgtgacttaaaattaaaaatatttattcaataaagcatactttaagttatttttgagtcaataaaagtttgtatacttaaaagtaaaaatattcaattaatatccTTAATTTgcactaatataattatttcttaaatttattttaagtaataaattgatgatattaaaagttataaaataaaataaatttgtatcatttaaaaattaaatattatatgtgttaactttattattattaatttacagtgGATTTTCAGAGAAACTGTTAAAATCAACttgtgttaatttaaaaaactataatacataactataatagttttaatgtttttttcaaaatgatatGAAAAGTGAATGTTATCGACCTCAATTTATATGAGtgaagttaataaaattataggttataaaaaatatttatgtatgtatctttattattagacATGTAAAAAATGCTTACTCATTGCTAGTGTCCGgtatttgatgtttttatataatataattgttgatatACACACAGA
This sequence is a window from Rhopalosiphum maidis isolate BTI-1 chromosome 1, ASM367621v3, whole genome shotgun sequence. Protein-coding genes within it:
- the LOC113559448 gene encoding ras-related protein Rab-2A-like — encoded protein: ISSGIDYGHKTLSLYNRKIKIAVWDTAGQEAFKSIARSYYSGAAACVLVYNITKRYSFQHVSEWLREARLNSGSRMMFALVGNKIDLEYDREVERIEGEHFSYKNSLLFFETSAKTASNVSDVFEELAKSLYKKVLSGEIDVNRPISGVKLGRKLSKSEIVKNHASDCCTFT